The Kitasatospora sp. NBC_00374 genome has a segment encoding these proteins:
- a CDS encoding ABC transporter ATP-binding protein, which yields MTTDHRETGGAVLQLQNVSRVHGRGAAEVHALRGVDLAVRAGEFVAVMGPSGSGKSTLLTLAGGLDRASSGEVVIEGRPLGGLSRNAVAAVRRRAIGYVFQDYNLVPALTAAENVAIPRELDGVAGRRARTEALAALEELGIAELADRFPDEMSGGQQQRVAIARALIGERRLVLADEPTGALDSTTGEAVLATLRARCDAGAAAVMVTHEARHAAWVDRVVVLRDGRTVDPGTDVAGLLAGTDGGDAR from the coding sequence ATGACCACAGATCACAGGGAGACCGGGGGCGCGGTCCTGCAGTTGCAGAACGTGTCCCGGGTGCACGGCCGCGGAGCCGCGGAGGTCCACGCGCTGCGCGGAGTCGACCTCGCCGTGCGGGCGGGGGAGTTCGTGGCCGTCATGGGGCCGAGCGGCTCCGGCAAGTCGACGCTGCTCACCCTCGCGGGCGGGCTGGACCGCGCCAGCTCGGGCGAGGTGGTGATCGAGGGCCGGCCGCTGGGCGGGCTCTCCCGCAACGCCGTCGCCGCCGTCCGCCGACGCGCGATCGGCTATGTGTTCCAGGACTACAACCTGGTCCCCGCGCTGACCGCGGCCGAGAACGTGGCGATCCCCCGCGAACTGGACGGCGTCGCCGGACGGCGGGCCCGCACCGAGGCACTGGCCGCACTGGAGGAGCTCGGCATCGCCGAACTCGCCGACCGCTTCCCGGACGAGATGTCCGGCGGCCAGCAGCAGCGCGTCGCGATCGCCCGCGCACTCATCGGCGAGCGGCGCCTGGTCCTCGCCGACGAGCCCACCGGGGCCCTGGACTCCACCACCGGTGAGGCCGTCCTCGCCACGCTCCGGGCCCGCTGCGACGCGGGCGCGGCCGCCGTCATGGTCACCCACGAGGCCCGCCACGCGGCCTGGGTGGACCGGGTGGTGGTGCTGCGCGACGGCCGGACGGTGGACCCCGGCACCGACGTCGCCGGGCTCCTCGCCGGCACCGACGGCGGCGACGCCCGGTGA
- a CDS encoding bifunctional 4-hydroxy-2-oxoglutarate aldolase/2-dehydro-3-deoxy-phosphogluconate aldolase, with amino-acid sequence MTLPQELAADRVIAVVRAPAVPDPAALCAALAEGGIRWVEFTFTTPDVTALLRRATAAGTGSRIGVGTVLTAEQAGRAVDAGAEYLVTPGVRPAVAAAPVPVILGALTPSEVAEALDLGAAAVKVFPARAFGPGYLKDLHGPFPGAPLVASGGVDAGNAAAFLDAGALAVCAGSEVVTPSLVAAADWPEITRRARAFTAALG; translated from the coding sequence ATGACCCTGCCCCAGGAGCTGGCCGCCGACCGGGTGATCGCGGTGGTCCGCGCCCCCGCCGTCCCCGACCCCGCCGCCCTGTGCGCGGCGCTCGCCGAAGGCGGCATCCGCTGGGTGGAGTTCACCTTCACCACCCCGGACGTCACCGCGCTGCTGCGCCGCGCGACCGCCGCCGGGACCGGCAGCCGGATCGGCGTCGGCACCGTGCTGACCGCCGAGCAGGCCGGGCGGGCCGTCGACGCGGGGGCCGAGTACCTGGTCACCCCGGGGGTGCGTCCGGCGGTGGCCGCCGCCCCGGTGCCGGTGATCCTGGGCGCGCTGACGCCGAGCGAGGTCGCCGAGGCGCTCGACCTGGGCGCCGCCGCCGTCAAGGTCTTCCCCGCCCGCGCCTTCGGCCCCGGCTACCTGAAGGATCTGCACGGTCCGTTCCCCGGCGCCCCGCTGGTCGCCTCCGGCGGCGTCGACGCGGGCAACGCCGCCGCGTTCCTCGACGCCGGCGCCCTCGCGGTCTGCGCGGGCAGCGAGGTGGTCACCCCGTCGCTGGTGGCCGCCGCCGACTGGCCGGAGATCACCCGCCGGGCCCGGGCCTTCACCGCCGCCCTGGGCTGA